Genomic window (Psychromonas sp. L1A2):
CATCGGCGTTCGAATTTCATGGCTCATTGTAGCTAAAAATTCACTTTTCGCTTTACTCGCCGCTTCTGCATTTTCCTTAGCAGCAACAAGCTCAATGGTTCGTGACGTAATTTTATCTTCTAATGTATCTTGATGCTCTTGAAGTGATTTATCTCTTTTTTCAACTTGCTCAAGCATTAAGTTAAAACCACTCATTAACGCACCAATTTCATCCGTACGTTCACCAAGTATGCGTAATTGGTAATTTTTATGTTCAGAAACCGCATCAATCACTTTTGTTATTTCTAATAGCGGACGAGAAATAATTCTTTGCATACGAATTGCGATGATTAAAGCTAAAAGAGTCCCTAAAGCAAAAATGAAAGGAGCAATAGCCAATGTATGCAATAAACGTTGTTTTAGTAAACTACTATCATCAACCAAAAGTACATAACCTAATGTTTTACCCTCATAGTTTATAGGTTCAAGCTGAAGGAGCAGGCCATCCATGCCCTCTTTTTGTAATTCCGTTAAGGTCATTTTCAAAGAGGAGGTTGATGCTGATTGTTGAAAAGAAGGTTGAATATATTCAGCCAAAATTTGTTTGTCTTGATCATAAATTCTCGCCAATACAATTTGTTTTTTTGCATTAAGGCTATCTAGACTCTCTTTAGCAGCTTCTTGGTCTTTGAATAAGGCTGTTGCTGTATTTAAAGATGCCATTAATACCGCTAAGGTTTTAAGTTCATTTTCAGAATCAAGGTGACTATAGTGATGCTGTACAAAGCTCATAAAAACAATAATAACAATAGAGGCTAATACACCAGGTAAAAAGCCAATTGCGATTAATTGAGTGCGTAAAGAAAAATGTTTAATTTTATTCACAAATTTACCTTAAGTTAGTCGACTAAGATTGAAAGTTTAAGTAATTTTGAACTTAGTATTAATTTAGTGTCAGAAAGTTGTTGATTAGATATTTGGAAGCGTAAACGTTTATTTTTTCGTACTAAGTTAACCAATCCGCCTGAATCAAAAAATGGACTTTCATCTGTAATAGTGAGTACTTTTTGTTGGTCTATTTGAGAGAGCAAATAACGATACAGTCGACTATCATCGGTACTAATATACAGAGCATGGCAGTATTGAAAATCTTGATCTTTTTTGACGTTAACAACCTTAATTGAATGCTCATCAATCTTTTTATTTTCTAATATTATTAGCTCTTTACTAACGATGTCTTCACCATAAGAACATAAGATAAATGGGGCGTTGGCATCTTTCCAAGTCGTTGCAGGCCAACGTGTAAATTTAGCTATATTGTAAATATAAGCCACCTTTACTGCACTAGGACTATTCTCTTCAGAAAACACTGGCCTTATGATATTCATCATAAGAAGAGCAAAGATCGAGTAATATTTAATAGACAAATTATTTATCATATTCAAATACTTCTAAAGGCGATTACCAATGGTAAAGAGCATTAATCGCAATACTGCGTTCAATAAGAGAGTCAGTACTTGATGATTCCGTAATAAACTGCTGTTTTTCTGCATGTAATAGATTACGGCCAATAATAGAGAAGTTTAATGCTTTAGTTGCCTGCCACCCAATGCGCAAATCACTATCAAAACCATCGGAAATTGAGTAATCACCACCAGAACTATCCCATTTACGCTCAGATGCATAATAAAGGCGTAAATCTAATTCTACTGAATCACTTAAATCAAAACTTCCCCAAAAAGAAGCCTGGTGTTCAATAGAGCGATCTGCGACCAAAGAGATAACTTCACTACTAAATGAATTTTCAGCTTTATCTTTTAATTTAATGTCTATAAAACTATATGAAAAACGTAAACGAGATTGACGAGTTACTTGCCAAGTGGCTAGCCATTCAGTGCCGTAGCTATAACCTTCTAAATTATTATCAAGATTAATTGGAATCACATAAAAGGTACTACCATTAACATTTTTTATTTCTGCATCGCCAATATCATAACTTAGTAAGTCATTATAAACGTTGTAAAAAGTAGCTACATCAAAGGATAAAGTAGAGGTAGGAAGCCAACGAAATCCAAGTTCATAGGCATTTAATTCTTCAGATTGAAAACCATTATTACCAACAATCTGTAACAAACCAGGTGTCGCAGTGGGATCAAATTGGCTAGGTTGAAGAACTTGTATGTTGATTGTTGAATCACTTTCTACTTGAGAAGGTATTCTAACGGCACGTGAAA
Coding sequences:
- a CDS encoding YfiR family protein is translated as MMNIIRPVFSEENSPSAVKVAYIYNIAKFTRWPATTWKDANAPFILCSYGEDIVSKELIILENKKIDEHSIKVVNVKKDQDFQYCHALYISTDDSRLYRYLLSQIDQQKVLTITDESPFFDSGGLVNLVRKNKRLRFQISNQQLSDTKLILSSKLLKLSILVD